The following are from one region of the Polyangiaceae bacterium genome:
- a CDS encoding metallophosphoesterase, whose product MTRQFRVRRFAGHATHVGELEHVRIAHLTDLHVGRVTPFAVQQAAVRLTNLERPDLVVLTGDFVCHSQLYLDQLVEVVQGFDAPVLCVLGNHDYWSGAAEVRRALHRAGAEVLDNRHTMMELRHQRLQVVGLDDAYTGHASYEDAIKGLRRDVPAIALSHIAEEADALWYHGIPLVLSGHTHAGQVTLARMHELSIGRIAGHRYVHGLYGARQNGATHPGAVYVGAGIGASVMPLRIGERGRREIAIFELGHEPGSFDEPLPEQPPLAGRKPSAKKQYQRAAKVVLREQRRSRRTR is encoded by the coding sequence GTGACACGTCAGTTTCGGGTGCGGCGCTTCGCCGGGCACGCCACGCACGTCGGTGAGCTCGAACACGTGCGCATCGCTCACCTGACGGACTTGCACGTCGGTCGCGTTACGCCGTTCGCCGTGCAGCAAGCGGCCGTACGCCTGACGAACCTGGAGCGACCGGATCTCGTCGTGCTCACCGGGGACTTCGTCTGCCACAGCCAGCTCTATCTCGACCAGCTGGTGGAGGTGGTGCAGGGCTTCGATGCGCCGGTGCTGTGCGTGCTTGGCAATCACGACTATTGGTCCGGCGCCGCCGAGGTACGGCGCGCCCTGCACCGCGCTGGCGCGGAGGTGCTCGACAACCGCCACACGATGATGGAGCTCCGCCATCAGCGGCTTCAGGTCGTCGGCCTGGACGACGCCTACACCGGGCATGCGTCCTATGAGGACGCCATCAAGGGACTCCGGCGGGATGTACCCGCCATCGCCCTGTCCCACATCGCCGAAGAGGCGGACGCGCTGTGGTACCACGGCATCCCGCTGGTGCTCTCCGGCCATACTCACGCTGGGCAGGTGACGCTCGCGCGCATGCACGAGCTGAGCATCGGTCGCATCGCGGGGCACCGCTATGTTCATGGCCTGTACGGCGCCCGCCAGAACGGCGCGACGCACCCCGGGGCCGTGTACGTGGGGGCGGGCATCGGCGCCAGCGTGATGCCCCTGCGCATCGGAGAGCGCGGGCGGCGCGAGATAGCGATTTTCGAGCTCGGCCACGAGCCCGGGTCTTTTGATGAGCCGCTGCCCGAGCAGCCGCCCCTGGCCGGCCGCAAGCCGAGCGCGAAAAAGCAGTATCAGCGCGCGGCCAAGGTGGTGCTGCGGGAACAGCGCCGCTCCCGGCGCACGCGCTGA